A single Henriciella sp. AS95 DNA region contains:
- a CDS encoding cold-shock protein has protein sequence MTPGTVKFFNDQKGFGFISPDQGGDDVFVHASALERCGMRSLSDGQKVQFTTAIDPRKGKSAVDQIELV, from the coding sequence ATGACCCCAGGCACAGTTAAATTTTTCAACGACCAAAAAGGTTTTGGCTTCATCTCTCCCGACCAGGGCGGCGACGACGTATTCGTTCACGCCAGCGCGCTTGAGCGTTGCGGCATGCGTTCGCTTTCGGACGGCCAGAAGGTGCAGTTCACCACCGCGATTGACCCACGCAAGGGCAAATCAGCGGTTGACCAGATCGAACTGGTCTAG
- a CDS encoding class I adenylate-forming enzyme family protein: MHYAELLKAREQLTGPGGDFEIIEADILGNRLKTYKNAPPSIREVWLATREFADRDYLVFEDERLTYADAHNQTASIANWLFDQGVQPGDRVAISMRNYPEWMLIYWACVSVGITVLGMNAWWTAEEMSYALADSQPKVFFLDKERLARVREKLERVEGIKLVGVRLDETASDVTPWSEVIAHGGALPDVTIDPDSDACIFYTSGTTGSPKGAQLTHRGCVANLMNMKFSRTAGALAVFWATGVAPPDPPPVPHGLITTPLFHVTANNCGAYIITAVGGKIVLMYRWDAGEALRIIEREKITSMSGVPVMAREVINHPDFDKTDTSSLMTLGGGGAQVPPDLVQKIEDKVATARPNTGYGMTETCGIITSIAADFFVDKPDSAGPYMPNFDVKCVDDVGNEVPQGELGELLVKGSSVIKGYLNRPDATADAITDGWLHTGDVARIDEHGFIYLVDRKKDMVLRGGENVYCAEVEAGLYRHDAVAECCVFGVPDDRLGEEVGVVVVLKPGATLSEDELRAHCASVMAKHKIPRFIWFQDDLLPRNASGKFLKKDLRQKFVPATA, encoded by the coding sequence ATGCACTACGCAGAACTGCTGAAGGCGCGAGAGCAGCTGACCGGACCGGGCGGCGATTTCGAGATTATCGAGGCTGACATTCTCGGCAACAGGCTGAAAACCTATAAGAACGCCCCACCCAGCATTCGTGAAGTCTGGCTTGCCACCCGAGAATTCGCTGACCGCGACTACCTTGTCTTCGAAGACGAGCGCCTGACATACGCGGACGCTCACAACCAGACAGCCTCGATCGCCAACTGGCTCTTTGATCAAGGCGTCCAGCCTGGCGACCGGGTCGCGATTTCCATGCGCAACTATCCCGAATGGATGCTGATTTACTGGGCGTGCGTCTCTGTCGGCATCACTGTCCTCGGCATGAATGCCTGGTGGACAGCCGAGGAAATGAGCTATGCCCTCGCCGACTCCCAACCAAAGGTCTTCTTCCTCGACAAGGAGCGGCTGGCGCGCGTGCGCGAAAAGCTGGAAAGGGTCGAAGGCATCAAGCTCGTTGGCGTGCGGCTGGACGAAACAGCATCCGACGTGACGCCATGGTCAGAGGTCATCGCGCATGGCGGCGCATTGCCGGACGTCACTATTGACCCGGACTCAGACGCCTGCATTTTCTACACATCAGGCACGACAGGTTCCCCGAAAGGTGCGCAGCTGACGCATCGTGGCTGTGTCGCCAACCTGATGAACATGAAGTTCTCACGCACAGCTGGCGCGCTGGCCGTGTTCTGGGCGACCGGCGTCGCACCCCCGGATCCGCCGCCTGTACCGCATGGCCTGATCACGACGCCGCTCTTTCACGTCACAGCCAATAATTGCGGCGCCTACATCATCACCGCCGTCGGCGGCAAGATAGTGCTGATGTATCGCTGGGATGCGGGCGAAGCGCTCCGAATTATCGAGCGCGAGAAAATAACCTCCATGAGCGGCGTGCCAGTCATGGCCCGCGAAGTGATCAACCATCCGGATTTCGACAAGACCGACACGTCCAGCCTGATGACGCTCGGCGGCGGCGGTGCGCAGGTGCCGCCCGACCTCGTCCAGAAGATCGAAGACAAGGTGGCCACGGCCCGCCCCAACACAGGCTACGGCATGACCGAAACCTGCGGCATCATCACCTCGATCGCGGCCGACTTCTTCGTCGACAAGCCCGACAGTGCCGGCCCGTATATGCCGAACTTTGACGTCAAATGCGTCGATGATGTCGGCAATGAAGTGCCACAAGGCGAATTGGGCGAGCTTTTGGTGAAGGGCTCCTCGGTCATCAAGGGATATCTCAACCGCCCGGATGCCACGGCCGACGCCATCACCGATGGCTGGCTGCACACAGGCGATGTCGCCCGCATTGATGAGCACGGCTTCATCTATCTCGTCGACCGCAAGAAGGACATGGTCCTGCGCGGCGGTGAGAACGTCTACTGCGCCGAAGTCGAGGCCGGGCTCTATCGCCACGATGCGGTGGCCGAATGCTGCGTCTTTGGCGTGCCGGACGACAGGCTGGGCGAGGAAGTTGGCGTCGTCGTTGTGCTGAAACCCGGCGCAACGCTGAGCGAGGACGAGCTGCGCGCCCACTGCGCGAGCGTCATGGCCAAGCACAAGATCCCGCGCTTCATCTGGTTCCAGGATGACCTGCTTCCCCGCAATGCGAGCGGCAAGTTCCTGAAGAAGGACCTACGCCAGAAATTCGTCCCGGCGACGGCCTGA
- a CDS encoding BLUF domain-containing protein → MKEDPEEMYRLVYVSTAVDGLSDKDIEDILNVSQNNNDQRYLTGFLAHNGRSFMQALEGVRSEVQDIYSRILKDDRHYGVTQIIGEPVSARAFPQWSMNYHRVDNHGGSSTMVLRKDDSVDSLLSPDMPRDLLYLFSKFIRMR, encoded by the coding sequence ATGAAAGAAGATCCAGAGGAGATGTATCGTCTGGTGTATGTCAGCACGGCTGTTGATGGCCTGTCGGACAAGGACATCGAAGACATTCTCAACGTTTCACAGAACAATAATGACCAGCGCTATCTGACCGGTTTTCTGGCACATAATGGGCGGTCCTTCATGCAAGCGCTGGAAGGTGTGCGATCAGAAGTTCAGGATATCTACAGCCGTATCCTGAAGGATGATCGCCATTATGGTGTGACGCAGATCATCGGAGAACCGGTGAGTGCCCGTGCCTTTCCGCAATGGAGCATGAACTATCATCGCGTCGACAATCACGGAGGGTCGTCGACCATGGTCCTGCGCAAGGACGATTCGGTCGATTCATTGCTCAGCCCGGACATGCCGCGCGACTTGCTGTACCTGTTTTCCAAATTCATCCGGATGCGGTGA
- a CDS encoding ion channel, which translates to MLIGMLFIAAIMVVITCVVHLAGLVGLSHVMRRQRVHPANLTTVLGQGFAIIVYVLTIFALHSLQIWIYAFAFLFGGAFDSIHDALYYSISSFTTVGYGDINPAGHWRILGATESANGFLLIGWSTAFLVSVSTKVRMFEASLEDGWVKPDEHSKKV; encoded by the coding sequence ATGCTGATTGGCATGCTCTTCATTGCTGCCATCATGGTGGTCATAACGTGTGTCGTGCACTTGGCGGGCTTGGTGGGGCTGTCGCACGTGATGCGGCGCCAGCGTGTTCACCCTGCCAATCTCACGACGGTGCTCGGCCAAGGCTTTGCCATCATCGTTTATGTCCTGACGATTTTCGCGCTGCATTCACTCCAGATCTGGATATATGCGTTTGCTTTTCTGTTTGGCGGTGCATTCGATTCCATTCATGACGCGCTGTACTACTCGATCTCGTCTTTCACCACGGTGGGCTATGGCGATATCAACCCGGCAGGACACTGGCGGATCCTGGGCGCAACCGAATCGGCAAACGGATTTCTGCTGATCGGCTGGTCGACCGCCTTCCTTGTCTCTGTGTCGACAAAGGTGCGCATGTTCGAGGCCAGCCTTGAGGACGGATGGGTCAAACCGGACGAGCATTCCAAAAAAGTGTGA
- a CDS encoding acetyl/propionyl/methylcrotonyl-CoA carboxylase subunit alpha → MFKKILIANRGEIAVRVIKTCKRLGVKTVVVYSDADADSMAVEMADEAVHIGPSAASESYLVMDKIVDAVKQTGAEAVHPGFGFLSENPAFAERLKKEKIVFIGPNAHAIEAMGDKISSKKLAAEAGVSTVPGHMGLIESTKEAVKISKDIGYPVMIKASAGGGGKGIRVAANDKEVEEGFPAVKAEAKSSFGDDRVFIEKFILNPRHIEIQVLGDKHGNCVYLFERECSIQRRNQKVIEEAPSPLLDEATRKKMGEQAVALAKAVDYDSAGTVEFVASGVDKSFYFLEMNTRLQVEHPVTEMISGVDLVEQMLRVAYGEKLKIKQSDLKINGWAVESRVYAEDPYRKFLPSIGRLKRFHPPMEGPLNGGTVRLDSGVREGDEISMFYDPMIAKLITHGKDRDQALDVQAAALDRFHIEGIQDNIPFVAAVMDEARFRSGDITTAYIKDEFPDGFEGVPATDYQTLLLTASAAYVHGLFARRAEQISGRMTEPGEQRRDWVVILGDEHQDIELELGDGEATITIDGTDHTLVTDWHPGTRLFEGFLDGEPFAVKFSDKTEGYVFRHRGVSVRALVCTPLTASLHSRLPEKPKPDTSKLIISPMPGLVVSVDVEMGQTVEEGEAVCIVEAMKMQNIIRAEATGVVKAINVGAGDSVAADEIMVEFE, encoded by the coding sequence TTGTTCAAGAAGATCCTGATTGCCAATCGCGGCGAGATCGCCGTTCGGGTTATCAAAACATGTAAGCGCCTCGGCGTGAAAACAGTCGTGGTCTATTCAGATGCCGACGCTGATTCGATGGCCGTGGAGATGGCCGACGAGGCCGTCCACATTGGTCCATCGGCCGCATCGGAATCCTATCTTGTGATGGACAAGATCGTTGACGCGGTGAAGCAGACCGGCGCGGAAGCGGTTCATCCAGGGTTTGGTTTTCTCTCTGAAAACCCTGCCTTTGCCGAGCGGCTGAAGAAGGAAAAGATCGTTTTCATCGGTCCGAATGCGCATGCGATCGAAGCGATGGGCGACAAGATCAGCTCCAAGAAACTTGCTGCCGAAGCCGGGGTTTCGACCGTTCCTGGTCATATGGGGCTCATTGAAAGCACCAAGGAAGCGGTCAAGATTTCCAAGGACATCGGCTATCCGGTGATGATCAAGGCGTCGGCAGGTGGCGGCGGCAAGGGCATCCGCGTGGCGGCCAACGACAAGGAAGTCGAAGAGGGCTTCCCGGCCGTGAAAGCGGAAGCGAAATCCTCCTTTGGCGACGACCGCGTCTTCATTGAGAAGTTCATTCTCAATCCGCGCCACATCGAGATCCAGGTGCTGGGCGACAAGCACGGCAACTGTGTCTACCTGTTTGAGCGCGAATGCTCGATCCAGCGCCGCAACCAGAAAGTCATCGAGGAAGCCCCGAGCCCGCTGCTTGATGAAGCGACCCGCAAGAAGATGGGTGAGCAGGCCGTCGCGCTGGCGAAAGCTGTCGATTATGACAGCGCCGGCACGGTCGAGTTCGTTGCCTCCGGCGTCGATAAAAGCTTCTATTTTCTCGAGATGAACACCCGCCTGCAGGTGGAACACCCTGTCACGGAAATGATCTCCGGCGTCGACCTCGTCGAACAGATGCTCCGCGTTGCCTATGGCGAGAAGCTAAAGATCAAGCAGAGCGATCTGAAGATAAATGGCTGGGCGGTCGAAAGCCGTGTCTATGCCGAAGACCCGTATCGCAAATTCCTGCCGTCCATTGGCCGTCTGAAGCGCTTCCATCCTCCGATGGAGGGCCCGCTCAATGGGGGCACGGTGCGCCTCGACTCCGGTGTGCGTGAGGGCGACGAAATCTCGATGTTCTACGACCCGATGATCGCCAAGCTGATCACGCACGGCAAGGACCGCGACCAGGCGCTCGACGTTCAGGCCGCCGCGCTCGACCGGTTCCACATCGAAGGCATCCAGGACAATATTCCGTTTGTTGCCGCCGTCATGGACGAGGCCCGTTTCCGCTCGGGTGATATCACCACCGCCTATATCAAGGATGAGTTCCCTGATGGGTTCGAGGGTGTTCCGGCCACCGATTACCAAACGCTATTGCTCACGGCCTCGGCTGCTTATGTGCATGGGCTCTTCGCCCGCCGCGCAGAGCAGATTTCCGGCCGCATGACAGAGCCTGGCGAACAGCGCCGCGACTGGGTCGTGATCCTTGGTGACGAGCATCAGGATATCGAGCTTGAGCTTGGCGATGGTGAGGCAACCATCACGATTGATGGCACCGACCATACGCTGGTGACGGACTGGCACCCTGGCACGCGCCTCTTCGAAGGATTTCTCGATGGCGAACCCTTTGCCGTGAAATTCTCCGACAAGACGGAGGGCTATGTCTTCCGCCATCGCGGGGTTTCTGTTCGCGCGCTGGTTTGCACACCGCTGACGGCCAGCCTGCATTCGCGCCTGCCTGAAAAGCCGAAGCCGGATACGTCCAAGCTGATCATTTCGCCGATGCCGGGACTCGTAGTCTCGGTGGATGTCGAGATGGGCCAGACGGTGGAAGAGGGCGAAGCGGTCTGTATCGTCGAGGCGATGAAGATGCAGAACATCATTCGTGCCGAAGCAACGGGCGTGGTCAAAGCCATCAATGTTGGCGCTGGTGACAGCGTCGCCGCTGATGAGATCATGGTTGAATTCGAATAG
- a CDS encoding DUF805 domain-containing protein, translating into MSNLLFSPQGRILKNRFWQGLVVLTVATVIFTALPVYLGPMWGMLSLLLIYPYICVYAKRFHDAGTTGWWVIAVWLGALVLSMIEGMLFGSFFLGEEGRAIQEEAAERLAQGEFQVFVEAQERLNQRMLPLSIASSIVNNVILGYIVGMLKTQPVQNKHGPVPGEEWQDF; encoded by the coding sequence ATGAGCAATCTGCTTTTCAGTCCTCAGGGACGTATTCTGAAGAACCGCTTCTGGCAGGGGCTCGTTGTGCTGACCGTGGCCACGGTCATCTTCACGGCCTTGCCGGTCTATCTCGGCCCCATGTGGGGCATGCTGTCCCTGTTGCTGATCTATCCCTACATCTGCGTCTATGCGAAGCGCTTCCACGATGCGGGGACGACGGGCTGGTGGGTGATCGCCGTCTGGCTTGGCGCCCTGGTCCTGTCTATGATTGAAGGGATGCTGTTCGGGTCGTTCTTCCTCGGCGAAGAAGGCCGGGCCATTCAGGAAGAAGCAGCAGAACGTCTGGCGCAGGGCGAATTTCAGGTCTTCGTAGAAGCGCAAGAACGGCTCAATCAACGGATGCTGCCTTTGTCCATCGCGTCGAGCATCGTGAACAATGTCATCCTGGGCTACATCGTCGGCATGCTGAAAACCCAACCGGTTCAGAACAAGCACGGCCCGGTTCCGGGTGAGGAGTGGCAGGACTTCTGA
- a CDS encoding DUF805 domain-containing protein, whose product MNWMHTLFDPTGKSPRLHFTRAWTLLFMLQLVVILVPFAAAMVVNMAGGNGAPIGAFGVYATPVVFIVTTLMSYVIHARRLNDAGKWTILAFLPLVPLVLALVAFMGTAMGEIQKYDQRFEQRQEYLANPEAYLERQLEQSRKAQEAAKQRAADAEASGEEPKAQPRGQQNRRAGGPGMAVDKPLPAKAPTVLKASLPTIQRIMIPLSALVAIWSLLWVARVPFFGTYPGDPDYRERRGYEV is encoded by the coding sequence ATGAACTGGATGCACACGCTCTTCGACCCTACGGGCAAGTCACCCCGTCTGCATTTTACACGGGCCTGGACACTGCTTTTCATGCTGCAGTTGGTTGTGATCCTCGTTCCGTTCGCTGCGGCAATGGTCGTCAACATGGCTGGCGGCAACGGTGCGCCCATCGGTGCTTTCGGCGTGTATGCGACGCCTGTCGTCTTCATCGTCACGACGCTGATGTCATACGTGATCCATGCACGCCGGTTGAATGATGCGGGGAAGTGGACGATTCTCGCCTTCCTTCCACTCGTTCCGCTTGTGCTGGCCCTGGTCGCTTTTATGGGCACCGCGATGGGAGAGATCCAGAAATACGATCAGCGTTTCGAACAGCGTCAGGAATACCTGGCCAATCCCGAAGCCTATCTTGAGCGTCAGCTCGAGCAGAGTCGCAAGGCCCAGGAAGCCGCCAAGCAGCGGGCCGCAGACGCTGAAGCCAGTGGCGAAGAGCCAAAAGCGCAGCCCCGCGGACAACAGAACCGACGGGCCGGCGGGCCCGGTATGGCCGTCGACAAGCCGCTTCCGGCCAAGGCTCCAACCGTGCTCAAGGCATCGCTACCAACGATCCAGCGCATCATGATCCCCTTGAGCGCACTCGTTGCCATCTGGAGCCTTCTTTGGGTGGCGCGTGTGCCGTTTTTCGGAACCTATCCGGGCGACCCTGACTACCGCGAAAGACGCGGTTACGAAGTCTGA
- the lipB gene encoding lipoyl(octanoyl) transferase LipB has product MTDFQNVEWAVSQQPVDYEAAVAFMERRVRDIRESGAPELVWLLEHPPLYTAGTSAKADDLKDASRFPVYETSRGGQYTYHGPGQRVAYVMLDVAARGRDVRDFVRKLESWVITALDSFNVKGEIRCGRVGVWVDRTQLGGPTREDKIAAIGLRLKRWVSFHGISLNVEPDLSHFGGITPCGISEDGLGVTSLVDLGLPVTMDDADHALKKAFRKVFLSDLVDAEPPLSTQTS; this is encoded by the coding sequence ATGACAGATTTCCAAAACGTCGAATGGGCTGTGAGCCAGCAACCGGTGGACTATGAGGCCGCTGTGGCCTTCATGGAACGCCGGGTGCGCGATATTCGCGAGAGCGGCGCGCCGGAGCTGGTCTGGCTGCTCGAACATCCACCGCTCTACACCGCGGGCACGAGTGCGAAGGCCGATGACCTGAAGGATGCGAGCCGATTCCCCGTCTACGAAACGAGCCGCGGCGGCCAGTACACCTATCATGGTCCTGGTCAGCGCGTCGCCTACGTCATGCTGGATGTTGCCGCGAGAGGCCGGGATGTTCGCGATTTCGTGCGCAAGCTTGAATCCTGGGTCATCACAGCTCTCGATTCATTCAATGTGAAAGGCGAAATCCGGTGCGGCCGCGTCGGCGTCTGGGTTGACCGCACGCAGCTCGGCGGCCCAACGCGCGAGGACAAGATCGCCGCCATTGGCTTGCGCCTGAAACGCTGGGTGAGCTTTCACGGGATCAGCCTCAATGTGGAGCCTGACCTCTCTCACTTTGGCGGGATTACACCTTGCGGTATCTCAGAAGACGGCCTTGGCGTCACAAGCCTGGTCGACCTTGGATTGCCCGTGACGATGGACGATGCCGATCACGCTTTGAAGAAAGCCTTTCGGAAGGTGTTTCTCTCTGACCTGGTCGACGCAGAGCCGCCGCTATCGACTCAGACTTCGTAA
- the mgtE gene encoding magnesium transporter: MSDLPNPQADEQEEEREREAHLALEQDVREAVWEKDTRWLARTLSRLHPADAADLLEQLSTDDFADAVKLLDGQLPTEIIIELRDEYREEAVDVLPDEAVAAVLEELDSDDVTTILEDLEAERRERILEELSPEDRASLEQGFAYDEDTAGRLMQREYFAAPEFWTVGHAIDHARENADDLPDEFYQVYVIDPTHRLKGQVPLAALLRTPRDVKLADIMEELQSSINVDMDQEEAAYQFQKYSLASAPVTDDADRLMGMLTVDDVVDVIQEENTEDLLALSGVNSADGSDTVLDSVKARAPWLAVNLVTAFIASAIIALFEGTIDQIVQLAILMPVVAALGGNAGSQGLAVAVRAIAEREMDGDASRRAIVRETLTGLANGVIFAIGVAAITGFWFQSVGLALTIGIAMFATFVWAGFSGVIVPLALRKAGADPAVASSVFVLTLTDVMAFFSFLGLATLILL; encoded by the coding sequence ATGTCCGACCTGCCGAACCCTCAGGCTGATGAACAGGAAGAAGAGCGCGAACGCGAGGCTCATCTCGCGCTTGAGCAGGATGTTCGTGAAGCGGTCTGGGAAAAGGATACGCGCTGGCTCGCGCGGACGCTGTCGCGCCTGCACCCGGCTGACGCTGCCGACCTTCTTGAGCAGCTCTCTACCGATGATTTCGCAGACGCCGTCAAACTGCTCGACGGGCAACTGCCGACCGAGATCATCATCGAGCTGCGCGACGAATATCGCGAAGAGGCCGTCGATGTCCTGCCGGATGAAGCGGTTGCCGCTGTCCTGGAAGAGCTCGATTCCGATGATGTCACGACGATCCTGGAAGACCTTGAGGCTGAACGGCGTGAGCGCATTCTGGAGGAGCTGTCGCCGGAAGACCGCGCCTCTCTGGAACAGGGCTTTGCCTATGATGAAGACACAGCTGGCCGTCTCATGCAGCGCGAATACTTCGCCGCGCCTGAGTTCTGGACCGTAGGACACGCGATCGATCATGCCCGCGAAAATGCTGATGACCTGCCGGATGAATTCTACCAGGTCTATGTGATTGACCCGACGCACCGCCTGAAGGGGCAGGTGCCGCTTGCCGCGCTCCTGCGCACGCCGCGAGACGTGAAGCTGGCGGACATCATGGAAGAGCTCCAGTCGAGCATCAATGTCGACATGGACCAGGAAGAAGCGGCCTATCAGTTCCAGAAATACTCTCTGGCGTCGGCGCCGGTGACCGACGACGCCGACAGGCTGATGGGCATGTTAACCGTCGATGACGTTGTGGACGTTATTCAGGAAGAGAACACTGAAGACCTTCTGGCCCTGTCCGGCGTGAACTCGGCTGACGGGTCCGACACGGTTCTGGATTCGGTAAAAGCCCGTGCGCCGTGGTTGGCGGTCAATCTCGTCACGGCCTTCATTGCCTCGGCGATCATTGCGCTCTTCGAGGGCACGATCGACCAGATCGTCCAGCTGGCCATCCTGATGCCGGTTGTTGCTGCTCTCGGCGGGAATGCTGGCAGCCAGGGACTCGCGGTCGCCGTGCGCGCGATTGCCGAGCGCGAGATGGACGGGGATGCAAGCCGCCGGGCCATCGTGCGTGAAACACTGACGGGGCTTGCGAACGGTGTGATCTTTGCCATCGGGGTTGCCGCGATTACCGGGTTCTGGTTCCAGAGTGTGGGCCTTGCGCTGACGATCGGCATTGCCATGTTCGCAACATTCGTGTGGGCCGGCTTCTCCGGTGTGATCGTGCCGCTCGCCTTGAGGAAAGCGGGCGCCGACCCTGCCGTTGCGTCCTCGGTTTTCGTATTGACCCTTACGGATGTGATGGCGTTCTTCAGTTTCCTTGGTCTTGCCACACTTATCCTGTTGTAA
- a CDS encoding lysozyme: MGSDLRTSEAGLKLIMSYEGFRPVSKQLPDGRWVIGYGHTKAARENLRVSQAEAAAILRQYDLPPVEQALHDLLLVPVTQTEFDALVSFAFNIGVDQFENSDVLTLLNAGDRLKAASAMERWRKARVGTRDMIVDPLVRRRADEKAMFLKTSGAVPLAASSRFRPMNDDCGVQALKSSPKMNEPEADATGETDETESAPEAAARKVRERLTRILGEEEGHVLPVEDSEPSKPQAPHEASVEEIRAAISALVQDDTERPKPATGDIELEEITLDDGPLGALSSGDTDVFDLEAQGLELRDQSIADRKDTILIDDVTPAEVDPKLVEQATRKADRNEGPIETFLFGLVALLGTGLFAYGGAARFGWFGMDKAEFEGALSYLPPFLMLAGGLLFVVMAYYCGRAFMASRD, from the coding sequence ATGGGGTCAGATCTTCGTACGTCCGAGGCCGGACTGAAGCTGATCATGTCATATGAGGGCTTTCGGCCCGTGTCGAAACAGCTACCGGATGGTCGCTGGGTCATCGGTTATGGGCATACCAAAGCTGCGCGCGAAAACCTTCGCGTGAGCCAGGCTGAAGCGGCGGCGATCCTTCGCCAGTACGATCTGCCACCCGTCGAGCAGGCCCTTCATGACCTGTTGCTGGTTCCTGTAACGCAGACCGAATTCGATGCGCTCGTGTCCTTCGCCTTCAATATCGGTGTCGACCAGTTCGAGAACTCGGACGTTCTGACGCTGCTGAATGCCGGTGACAGGCTGAAAGCTGCGAGTGCGATGGAACGTTGGCGCAAGGCCCGGGTGGGCACGCGTGATATGATCGTCGATCCGCTCGTGCGGCGGCGCGCTGATGAAAAAGCCATGTTTCTCAAGACGAGCGGAGCGGTTCCTCTCGCAGCATCAAGCCGGTTCCGCCCGATGAACGATGATTGCGGTGTCCAGGCACTGAAGAGCTCGCCGAAAATGAATGAGCCTGAGGCGGACGCTACCGGCGAGACGGACGAGACTGAATCTGCACCGGAAGCTGCGGCCCGCAAGGTCCGTGAACGCCTGACGCGCATCCTTGGGGAAGAAGAGGGACACGTCCTGCCTGTCGAAGATAGCGAACCGTCCAAGCCGCAGGCCCCGCATGAAGCCAGCGTGGAGGAAATTCGCGCTGCGATTTCGGCGCTCGTGCAGGATGACACCGAACGCCCGAAACCAGCGACCGGTGATATCGAACTTGAAGAGATTACGCTGGATGACGGCCCGCTGGGTGCGCTGTCCTCCGGCGATACAGACGTTTTTGACCTTGAAGCTCAAGGTCTGGAGTTGCGGGATCAGTCGATTGCTGACCGCAAGGATACGATTTTGATCGACGATGTGACCCCTGCGGAGGTCGATCCAAAACTCGTCGAACAAGCCACACGGAAGGCCGATCGGAATGAGGGGCCGATCGAAACCTTCCTGTTCGGCCTGGTTGCGCTGCTGGGGACGGGGCTTTTTGCCTATGGCGGCGCAGCCAGGTTCGGCTGGTTTGGAATGGACAAGGCAGAATTCGAAGGGGCGCTATCCTATTTGCCGCCCTTTCTGATGCTGGCGGGCGGACTGCTTTTCGTTGTGATGGCGTATTATTGCGGCCGGGCATTCATGGCGTCGCGGGACTAG
- a CDS encoding isovaleryl-CoA dehydrogenase gives MIPNTYPTLNFDLGETADMIRDTVQSFAADQIAPLAAEIDRTDVFPRQLLPKMGELGLLGITVEEEWGGTGLGYLEHVVAMEEISRASASVGLSYGAHSNLCVNQLRRWGNDDQKKRYLEKLVTGEHLGSLAMSESGAGSDVVSMKLKAEKKGDRYVLNGTKMWITNAPDADTLIVYAKTEPDKKSRGITAFIIERDMKGFSVAQKLDKLGMRGSETGELVFEDCEVPEENVMGPLNGGVEILMSGLDYERVVLSAGPTGIMQACMDVVLPYIHDRKQFGQSIGEFQLVQGKIADMYVQMNAAKAYVYTVAKACDRGETARKDAAGAILYSAETATKLALDAIQLLGGNGYINEYPTGRLLRDAKLYEIGAGTSEIRRWLIGRELFGETA, from the coding sequence ATGATCCCGAACACATATCCCACACTGAACTTCGATCTCGGCGAAACCGCCGACATGATCCGCGATACGGTGCAAAGTTTTGCCGCCGATCAAATCGCGCCACTCGCCGCAGAAATCGACCGTACGGACGTTTTTCCACGCCAGCTGCTGCCCAAGATGGGCGAGCTGGGCCTGCTCGGCATCACCGTTGAGGAAGAATGGGGCGGAACCGGCCTCGGCTATCTCGAACATGTCGTCGCGATGGAGGAAATCTCGCGCGCATCGGCATCTGTCGGCCTCTCCTATGGCGCGCACTCGAACCTTTGCGTGAACCAGCTTCGTCGCTGGGGCAATGATGACCAGAAGAAGCGTTATCTCGAGAAGCTCGTCACCGGCGAGCATTTGGGATCACTGGCCATGTCGGAAAGCGGGGCCGGCTCTGATGTCGTGTCCATGAAGCTCAAGGCCGAGAAGAAAGGTGATCGCTATGTGCTCAACGGCACCAAGATGTGGATCACGAACGCGCCGGATGCCGACACGCTGATCGTCTACGCCAAGACGGAACCCGACAAGAAGTCGCGCGGCATCACGGCCTTCATCATCGAGCGTGACATGAAAGGCTTCTCGGTTGCCCAGAAGCTCGACAAGCTCGGCATGCGCGGGTCCGAAACCGGCGAACTGGTCTTCGAAGACTGCGAAGTGCCGGAAGAGAATGTGATGGGGCCGCTGAATGGCGGCGTCGAAATCCTGATGAGCGGGCTCGACTATGAGCGCGTCGTGCTCTCAGCCGGGCCGACTGGCATCATGCAGGCCTGCATGGACGTGGTCCTTCCCTATATCCACGACCGCAAACAGTTCGGCCAGTCCATTGGCGAGTTTCAGCTGGTCCAGGGCAAAATCGCAGACATGTATGTCCAGATGAATGCCGCCAAGGCTTACGTCTACACGGTCGCCAAAGCCTGCGACCGCGGCGAGACGGCCCGCAAGGATGCCGCCGGTGCGATCCTTTACTCCGCCGAAACAGCGACCAAGCTCGCGCTCGACGCGATCCAGCTGCTCGGCGGTAATGGCTATATCAATGAGTATCCAACCGGACGTTTGCTGCGCGATGCGAAGCTCTACGAGATCGGTGCAGGGACGTCGGAAATCCGCCGTTGGCTGATCGGCCGGGAACTGTTTGGAGAAACCGCCTAG